Genomic window (Verrucomicrobiaceae bacterium):
GCACTCAAGACCGAGGGTGGTGAGAGAGGGCGCTATCTCGATGGTATCGACCCGCATGCGCAGGAGTGATGCGGTATCTGCGGGTAGCGGTGTGCGGCCTGCAAACTGCTCCTCCGTGATCTGCATGCGATCGAGCTCGAACTGGCCCGAGAGGGCGACGGCACCGAGGTAGCCCGCCTGGGAGTGTCTGAGCGTGGCGTATTCCTGCCAGAAGAAAACAGCCGCATTCACAACGACCGCGACCACCACGGAGCTGAGTCCTAGGAGGGTGTGGCGATTGATGAACAGGGCAAAAGATTTCATGCAGGCGGTGCAGAGATGTCAGGCGATGTGTGGAGGCAGGTGCTGCGGCGATCAGCCCCATTGTGTGATCGGGGCAGAGGCGAACGCGGGTGCGGCGACACTGCGGGGAGCTGCCTCACCGTTGATGGCGCGACGCACGGTGATGGCGAGGGTTTCGATATGGAAAGGCTTGGAGAGGATGTCGTAGAAGCCGATGGCCTGGCAGAGCTCGCGGGCGTCTTCTTGGAAGTAGCCACTGCAGGCGATGACGGGTAGGTCCGTGTTTACGGCGCGGATCATTTCGAGCACATCGAAGCCAGAGGCACCGCCAGGCATGGTGAGGTCGAGCAAGGCGGCGGCGTAGCTTTTGCCGATGCTGTGTGCATGGCGGATGAGGTCGAGTGCCTGCTCACCAGAGGTGGCGCAGATGACGCTAAAGCCCTGGGAGGAGAGGATCGCTTTGCCGACGGCGAGGACATGGGGCTCGTCATCGATCAGCAGGAGGCTGTTCGGGCTTAGTGTAGGCTCACGAGTGATGGTGACGGTGGGGAGTTCCATAAATGAGGATGGGTTGAGAGGGCTTATTTGAACTTGGAAATCACATGGCGGTGTAGCTGAGGCACTTGATCTCATCGAGTGAGGTATGCCCGGCGAGGACCTGGACGAGGCCCTCTTGGTAAAGGGAGCGGAAGCCGGTCTTGAAGGCGGCAGCACGCATGGCGGACATGGGAGCAGCTTCTTCGATGAGGTCGCGTAGCTCGGTGCTGACTTCACAGATCTCCATGAGGGCGACACGGCCTGAGTAGCCGGTGTTATGACACTCATCGCAGCCACGGGCCTGAAAGATGGGTGTGGTGACGGGTGCGGTGATGACTTGTTGCTTGGCGAGGAGCTCCTGTACCTCTTGCGGCACGGGGATGGGCTGTTTGCAATAGGTGCAGAGCCTGCGGGCGAGTCGCTGGGCCTGGGAGAGGGCGATGGAGTCGGAGAGGAGGTATTTTTCCACGCCCATGCTCAGCAGTCGGGTGATGGCGCGGAGGGAATCGTTCGCGTGGAGAGTGGTGAGCACCAGATGGCCGGTGAGGGCGGCATTCACAGCGGCACCCGCAGTTTCGGCATCGCGTGATTCACCGATGAGGATGATGTCTGGGTCAGCACGGAGGAGGGAGCGGAGGCCGTTGGCGAAATCGAGCCCGCGGGAGTTGTTCGTCTGCGTCTGATTGATGCCTTCGATCTCGTACTCGATGGGGTCCTCGATGGTCTGGATGTTGACGCCTTCGTCATTGACGCTGTTGAGCAGGGCATAAAGCGTGGTCGTTTTACCCGATCCAGTAGGGCCAGTGACGAGGACGAGGCCCTGATCCCGCTGCATGGTGCGGGTCAGGATGTCGATCTGCCGCTGGCCGAGGTTGAAGTCGCTGAGGCGCTTCACGCCATCCTGCTTGTCGAGGAAGCGCATGATGACCTTCTGGAACTCGCGGCGAGTGGGCACCGCAGCGATACGGACATCCACGCGGCGCTTGCCGATCGAGAGTGCGAGGCGGCCATCTTGGCACTCTGCGCGGGTCTGGCTCATGCCGGCCCAGTTTTTGATCAGGGCGACGAAGCGATTGAGCTGGCTCTCATGCGCGGTGAGGATGGTCTTCATGCAGCCGTCCATGCGGGCACGGAATCGGGTGAAGCTGTAAAATTTCTCCAGATGCAAGTCGGAGGCACGGCAGCGGATGGCTGTGTAGAGTGCCCACTTCACCAAATCCTCCGGCGCGACGCCCTGTGCCTGGGGATTGATGGCGTTCATGTCATCGGGGTAGATCTCGACGACATTGGCATCATCCACGACGCTGAGCGTGACGCTCTCCATGTCAGCGACGCCACTTTTATCGAAGGTGGCCCCGGCACGGTTGATGGCATCACGGATGGTGGCCAGATCGGCCAGGACGGGCACGATTTTGACGACGGGATGGCCCATGGAGACCCACTCATCCTCGAAGCGATAGCAATCACCCGAGTCACTGAGCATGAAGACGACATTCTTGCCGATGTAGATGGGATAGACGCAGTGACGCTCCAGCAAGGGCAGGGGGAAATGATTTTGGCGCTGGGCCTCCGCAGCACTGAAGACCATCTGCTTGCCACCACTGACGAGGTGCTGCAATGCGATGCCCAAATTACGCTGCATCACATTGAAATGCGTGATGGCGAGTTTGTCTGCCTTGCCCTTCTGCGCTTCGTAAAAGCCGTTGAGCTTGGTGATCTCAGAAGGTTCGTAGGGATAATGTGCTAGTAGCCATTGATAGGTGCCTTCGAGCCCCAGCTCTTTGAAATTGGCCGGCTGGAGAGACTCGATCGTGTTGCTCTGATTGATCGGCATCTGGCCAAAGCGCTGCACCAGCTCTTTGCGTGTGTTTTGATACTGCTCGGCGGTGATGAGTACCTTGATGACCAGGAATGGCGGCACGCCCCAGAGATCTCCGGCCCTGGGATTATGATGGGCCATGACGAGTAGTGGCCCCAGAGTCGTGATCGGTAGCCACGGATCGGCCACATACGGCACGCGGCCGAGCTTGCGCACCATTCGCTCCGCTTCGGGGGAGCAGCTCTCACGCAGCAGCGTGAGAGGGATCATGTTATGTTGGAGTGCGAGTCCTTCGATGGAAAGGATCGCGGCGGGTCGATTGTCGATATTTGGCGCAGACGGACTACTCGCTTCTCCAAAGGATTTGGAGGCGGATTGTGCCGTATTGGGAATGTTGAGAAGGGCGGGCATGGGGTGCGCGGTCTGGAGTCTGGCGGCCTGTGATTGCGGTCATCTGCCGGACATCCGATAGGATTCTGGATAGGTGTAAGGAGTCGTGAAGTCCGATCCGTCGAAGTTCATCAGCAGCCCGATACCGGTGCTGCCATTGCGGATCAGTTCATACATGCGTCCGGTCCAGCGGATGCGGTAAGTATCCGTCTCAGCTGTGGCCACGGGGCGATAGCGTGGATCGTAATAAGGGGCCGCAGGCATGGAGCGCTGACGTGCCGGATTTTCAGGCTCGGGGTTCTCGTATTGCAGCATCTGCAAGACCGCTGTCTCGTCCACCGCGCTACCATTCATACGTGGGAAGGTCTGCTCGAAGTTTTCTTCTGCAAAACGGTACACCGATTGGTTGAGTGCCTCCACTCGCTCCTGAGCCAGCACGGCCTTGGAGCTTTCCAGCAGATTTCCATAACCAGACACGGCCAGCCCACTCAAGACGCCGAGGATGGAGATAACGATGACCAGCTCCGACATTGAAAAACCACTGCGTCCGCGCAAAGGGCGGGCGGAGCAGATTTCGGAAGTTGAGCGGGCGAAAAAGCGCATGTGGAGAGGCTCTTCAGTAGGAGATGCTTTCGTTCGACGTGGAATTCACCAGCGGCACCTTGGAGAGATTCAGCAGGCTGTTGTCCGACAGGTTCGTGCTGAAGCCTTCTGGCATGTAATTGATGAAAAGAGCCTCTGCGAAGGAGAGGTAGGGGCGCAGCAGGTCATAGCGCTGCTGGTCATTTTTCGCCTGCCACACCGCATTGGCCTGGGTGCGGCCATACATCTGGATGAAGCTGGCTTTCGCCATGTTCAGCCCTTCACACTTCGAGATGGCGTTCTTGCGGATGCTTTCTGAGTGCATGCGCGTGACCGATGGGATGGCCATGAAAGCCACGATGCCGATGATCGACACGCAGGCCATCATCTCCACCAGGGAGAAGGCGCGGCGCAGACTCTGTGTGCTCCACACAGCGGGCCATATTGTTAGTCGGGTAGGGGTATTCATAGTCGTTGTGCAGTTGCCGCTACTTTAGGGTCTTTTGAAAATGACTGTCGGCTCCCCGCCGGTCTCCCAATCTGGGAGTTCCAGCCACTCGCCCAAGTTATCGAGTGCGGCGCTACGTAGCTTCTGGGTCTGGCCAGTGGAGTACTCTAAAATGTGATCCACCGTCGTTTGATCGAGATAGCCTGGGCTCGCTGGCGTCGAGCCAGATGCAGGCCGCGGGATCAGTAGGTTAAAGCGGTGCATCGTCTCTAGGCCGCTATCATTGTACTCGGCCCGCACGGCCTCCAGACTCCGCAGCCGCCCCGTGGTGGAATTGGTGGTCTGGTCGATGACATACTGCGTCAGAGCAGACTGGATGCTGACCTGGAGATTCCTAGCCACGGCACGGTTCGCATCTGAGGCGACGCGACTGATGGAGGCCACTACGATCGAGGACATGATGCCGATGATGGCGATGGTGAAAATGGCCTCTACAAAGCTAAAACCACCAGGGAGCGATGACCTCGCCTTTTGAGCCAAGGGGGAACCACTCGGGCCAATGGACCCTCTCCGCAGTCGGGAGAGGCGATTGGGCGCAAAATTCGAGAGTAACTTCATGGCGTAATGTGGGCTATAAAATATTAATTACCATAAATATAACATCTCACAGGTTCTTTCAAGAGTTAAAAAGCACGTATTCTATATATATGAGGATTAAATGGTAAAATTTATAAAATATTCGGTTTCTCGACTGAACGCCGGAAATCGTCCTTCCCAAAAACGGCGGACTGTGGGAGCCTCGGGGCCTTTTTGTCTCCCCAGCCGTCCATTCTGTCTCCCGCAGACTATTCGGGCTTTTTGCCACTTTTACCCCACTCAGGGCCATGCGCCGCGTAGCTCCCTCCCCCATCCTTTTTTCGCTCATTTTGAGTCTTTTGAGCCTTCTGAGTGCTTTTTTGCTCTTCCAGGTCCAGCCGCTGATCAGCAAATACATCCTGCCCTGGTTTGGCGGCAGTCCAGGGGTGTGGACGACGTGCATGCTCTTCTTCCAGATCACGCTCTTTTTGGGCTACACCTATGCCCATATCCTGGGGCGGCTGCCGGGCCGCAGGCAGGCCATCATTCACCTCACGATGTTGGCATTCGCAGCGGCACTGTTGCCGATCATCCCGACAGATGCCTGGAAGCCTGCCGCAGACGGTGCAGAGCCGAGCTGGCGAATCCTTACTCTACTGCTGGTGTGTGTGGGGCTGCCGTATTTCATGCTCTCTAGTACCAGTCCGCTGGTGCAGGTGTGGTTCACGCGTGGCATGCCGGGTAGCAGCCCTTGGCGGCTCTATGCGCTGTCGAATATCGGCTCCCTAGTGGCGCTGTTGAGCTTTCCTTTCTTTTTTGAGCCGCGTTGGGATGTGGAGACTTTGGCAAAGGCGTGGTCCTGGGCTTTTGGGGGGTATGCCGTGCTCACTTTGGCAGCACTGTGGCTAGACCGCTGCCGCACGGATGCTGCGGAAAATTCTGCGCAGGAAAAAGTACCCGTTTTGGATGAGCCCCCTTCATTGTGGCGGCGGATGATGTGGGTTTTTCTGCCTGCATTGGCCAGTGCGGTGCTGCTGGGGGCTACCAGCCATGTTTCCCGCGATGTGGCGGTGATCCCCTTTATGTGGGTGGTGCCGCTGAGTCTGTACCTGGTGACTTTCATCATCTGCTTTGAGCGGGAGGCCTGGTATGCGAGGGTGCCGCTGCTGTGGGCTCTACCTGCGCTGCCCATCCTCTTTCTCACCTGCACGATGGAGAATCTGCAAAAGGAGTCGAACGGCTGGGACAAGGTCACTACCTGGCTCTCAGCGAACGAATCCTGGCTCCAGCCTGTGCTGGGAGAGGATTTGGAGAATTTTGAGCTCGATCCGAATTACGCCTTCGAGCTGGGCTGGGCCTTTGCGGCGATGTTCCTCGCCTGCATGATCTGTCATGGCGAGCTGGCTCGGCTGAAGCCCAGCCCGAGCCGTCTCACGAGCTTTTACCTCCACATGTCTGCTGGGGGAGCTCTCGGGGGGCTTTTTGTCAGCCTAGCGGCCCCGAAACTCTTTGTGACGCATGCGGAGTGGCCCGGTGGGCTGATGGTGGCCTTCTTTGTGGCCTGCGTGGTGCTGCTGCGTGGTTTTTGGTGCGGTCTGGAGCGGCGTCTGCCCCGGAATCTTCTGTTTGCCATCATGGGCCTAGTCATGGCGGCAGGCCTGCTGTGGATGGGCCGCCTCGGCTTCAAAGACACGGAGAATCGCCTGGAGCTGGTGCGTAACTTTTATGGGACGCTGATGGTTTCTGAGTGGAATGCGGGGGAGGAGGGGCATTCGCGTGAGTTGAGCAATGGTGGCATCGTCCACGGTCAGCAAAATCTGGATGCGACCTCCCGGCGTGTGCCCACGAGCTATTATGGGCATGAGACGGGTATCGGCTTGGCTCTCGATAGCTTAAAGCTCAAGCCGGATGCCCGCGTGGGCGTCGTCGGCATGGGGGCGGGCACGGTGGCCTGCTACGCGGAGAGCGGCCAGACGTACCGCTTTTACGACATCAATCCCGATGTGCCACGCCTCGCGCAGAAGCACTTCTCCTACCTCCCAGACCTCCAGGCACGCGGGGCGAAGCTGGAGATCGTCGTCAGTGATGCACGTCTAGCCCTGGAAAATGAGCCCTCGCAGCAGTTTGATGTGCTGCTGCTGGATGCCTTCACTGGCGACTCCGTGCCCGCACACCTGCTCACCCGTGAGGCTTTCGCCATCTACCAGCGCCACATGAAGCCCGATGGCATCATCGCCGTCCACATCACCAACAGCTACCTCCGCCTCGCGCCACTCATGGAGAATACCGCCGCCGATGTCGGCTACAAGACCCTGCGCATCACCACGGAGACCGATCACCTCGATCAGGAGACGACCGACTACATCCTCTTTACCAACAACGCGGCCTTTCTCTCCGCGCATGCCCCCCAGCCGCCCTCGGATGACGAATTGGAAAAGGAGGCCCTCATCCACCCCCGAGTCTGGACAGACCGCCATCACGACCTTTTCCAGATTCTCATGCTCGATCTGGAATGACCCTATGGGGGTAGCTAGAGGCCCTGTTTTGTCATTTTCACGCATCTCGTAACAATCGGAGATTGAGAAAACTCCCAATTGCAGCCATCATCCCGGCCCGTCTGCTCCCGGAGACAGTCGGAAACAGCCACTCAAACCCTGCCACTCAGCCCGTTTTACACATGAGCCTGCCCGACATCGCTGGACATGAACTCCAAGACCTCGTGGGCAGTGGCCGCTGCGGAGCCGTTTACCGCGCCATCGCTGGTGGCAAAGCCTGTGCGGTCAAAGTCTTCAGCAGCATGGCCATCAACCGCAAGGCCCTCTCCACCACCCTGCGGTCCCTCCAGCAAATCCCACGCCACCGTGGCATCCTCAGCGTGGAGAGCTTTAATTTCGACAAAAGCCCCTACTACAGTGTCATGCCCCTCGTCGGCGTCATGACCAAGGACAGCGATGGCCGCCGCCTCTGGCAGACGCCCACCCTGGAGGCCTCCTGCACCGGCCTACCTGCGGATCAGGCCTGGCGTTACATCTACGAGACCTCAGATGCCCTCTCCTGGCTGCATAAGCACGGCCTCCCCCACGGCAATCTGCGTCCCGCCAATGTCCTCCTCGAAGACGATGCCGAGTCCTCCATCCGCATCGCAGATGCGGCCCAGGGCTGGATCGGTGGCATCCACCACCTCGACATCCACGACCACTTCGTCCACCTCTGCCCCGATCAAATCGAGAACCCCGACGGTGTCTTTGCCGGCTACGGAGCCTCCTGGGATGTCTATTCCTTCGGCGTCCTCGCCTACCGGCTCCTCACAGGCACCCTCCCCCGTGGGCAAAAAGCCTGGGACGACCAGCTCGCCCGTGCCAATCAGGCCGCCAGCACCGGCCATCCCTACCAGATCAGCGGTGCCGCAGTCATCGCCGCCATCCGCGCCCAGCCGAAGATCACCTGGCCGCACCCCGCCCAGTCCAAATGGGAAGACCGCCGCCGCAACATCATCGAGCGCTGCCTTGACCTCAATCCTGCCGAGCGCTGGACCGACGCACGCGAGATCGTCCGCGAGTTCGAGGTGCTCGAAAGCGATTACCTCCTCGAAGAATCCCGCGAGCAGACCACCGCCGAGCGTGTCCGCCAGGTCAAAAAAGTCCGCAGCCTCCAGGCCGCTGCCGCCATCCTCCTCGGCGGGCTCGCACTCACCATCCTCTACGGATTCATGACCCTGCGCCGTGCTCAGAACGCAGAGATGACCATCAACACCCTGCACAGCAGCCACAAAACAGAAACCGACGGCCTCCACACCCAGATCACCACCCTCACCGGCGAGCGTGATCAGGCCCGCACCGCCAAGCTCACCGCCGACACCAATCTCCAGCACTCCCAGAGCGCCGTCGATCAATTCCTCACCCAGCTCCTCCAGACACCTTCGGGCAACCACCTCGAAGCAGAATTCTCCCGCGAGCGGCTCCAAGACGCCCTCAGCTTCTGCACCCGTGGCCTCCCCGCATTGGAAAACGACCCCAGCCTCGGCGTCGAGCGACTCCGCGCCTACGGCAACATCGGCCAGATCCACCTCCGCCTCCACGACACCGCCCAGGCCATCACCTTCCTCACCAAAGCACGCGATCAGGCGGACTCACTCATCAAAGAAGGCAAAAACTCTGCCCAGACACCCCTCTACCAGCAGTGGCTCGGGCGTTACAGCCTCCTCCTCTCCGACATCCGCACTCGTGAAGGTCGCCATGCAGACTCCCTCTCCCTCCTGCGTGATGCCACCGCCAACCTCGACAGTGGACTCGCCGCCGATCCGAAAAATCGCCTCGCCCGCGACGAATCCGCCCGCGCTTGGCTCGAATACGGCCTCCGCTGTCAGCGCAATGGCGACTCCGCCGATGCAGAGACCGCCCTCTCTCGCATCCCCGTCATCCTGGACCCACAGCTCCTCGGTGGAGATCTCCTCGGCGATGAAAAATTCATCCTCGCCCGTGCTCGCTACGGCAAAGGCATCAGCCAACGCGACTCCGGTAAAATCCCAGAAGCCCTCGACACTCTCATCGAAAGCGTCAAAGAAATGGGCCAGCTCGTCCTCGGCAGCAGTCCACGCAATCAGGACCAAGCTCTCCTCCTTGCCGAAGGCTACACCGAGCTCGCCGACCTCATCGCACGCCACTTCAGTGCCGCAGATGCCAAAGAAGCCCACAACCAAGCTGTACCCATCCTCCTAGAGCTCAATCGCCTTCTCCCCGAGTGGGCAGATGTGAAATACCTCCTCGCTCGCAACTACGGAGCCCTCGCCTCCCTCTCCCGCGATGCCGGGCAGCCCGGCGAGGCCAGCAAAAAGAAGCAAGACGCCATCGAGCTCGTGAACGAAATCCTCGCCGACGACAAAAACAACGTCCGCTACCAATTCCTCCTCGCCAAGCTCCTCGGTGAATACAGCGAGATCGTCTCCGACCTCGGCCGTGCCGCCACCGCACTCCCCTACGTCCAAAAAGCCATCGCCTCCATCGAGGGCCTCATCGCCGCCCAGCCAGTAGGTGGCACCAAGCTCTCCCCCGAGCGCAAAATGTGGGAAAGCCAGCTCGCCCAGCTCTATGGCACCCTCGGACACACCAGTGAGGCTGCCGGCAAAAAAACAGAGGCCAAAGAAGCCTTCCAAAAAGCCCTCGTCATCTGGGAGCGGCTCGCACCCGCCTCACCTGGAGATGAAGTCGTCCAAACCGCCCTCACCTGGAGCAAAGAACGCCTCTCCAAGCTCCGCTGATCGCAGCGTGACTACGGGCCAGCAGCCTTACTCCTCGTCGTCGGCCTTTCCGTGGCAGAAAATCAGAAATCTAGAATCAAAAATGCAGCATGATCGCCTGGTTCGCCCGTAACTCCGTCGCCGCAAATCTCCTCATGTTCGCCGTCATGGGGCTCGGCATCTGGACACTGGCCACCGACCGCATCCCGCTGGAGGTATTCCCAGACACGCCATCGAAATTCCTCTCCGTCAATGTCCCCTATCCTGGAGGCACCCCGGAGGAGGTCGAGGAAATGATCGTCCTCCGCATCGAAGAGGCCATCACCCAGGTGCCCGGCATCAAGCGCATCTTTTCCACCTCATCCTCCAGCGGTGGCACGGTGAATATCGAGATGGAGGACGCCTCCCTCGCACGCCAGATCATCGACGACGTCAAAATCCGCGTCGATGCCATCCCGAACTTCCCCGCACTCGCCGAGCGGCCCAGCATCCAGCATGACGACTTCATGAGCAGCGTCATCAGCATCGTCCTCAGTGCCGATATGGCCGAGCGCGACCTCCGCCGCCTCGGGGAGCAAGTACGCGATGAAATCGCCGCCCTGCCAGAGATCACTCACTCCACCCTCAGCGGTGTGCGGCAGTATGAAATCAGCATCGAGATCCCAGAGGCCACCCTGCGGAAATACGGCCTCACCTTGGAAAAAATCAGCACCGCCATCCGCAGCAGCGCCATCGACCTCCCCGCAGGTGTCGTGCAGACAGAGGCCGGTGACGTCTCCATCCGCACACGCGGCCGTGCCTACACTGGCAACGACTACGCACGCATCGTCATCCTCACCCGTGCAGATGGCACCCGCGTCACCCTCGGTGAGCTAGCTACCATCAACGACGGCTTCAACGAAAACCCACTCATCGCCCGGCTCGATGGGCGCCGCTGCGTCATGGTCAATGTCATGCGTGAAGGTGGCCAAAACGCCATCCACATCGCCGAAGCCGTCAAAAAATACATCTCAGAGGCCTCCCAGCGCTACCCACAGGGCGTAAAGCTCGAGTTCTGGAACGATCGCTCCAAAATCGTCAAAGGCCGCATCACCCTGCTGCTCCAAAATGCTCGCAGCAGCCTCATTCTCGTCTTCATCTGCGTCGGCCTCTTCTTGCGGCTCGATGCCGTCTTCTGGGTCGCCCTCGGCATGGTCATGAGCTTCCTCGGAGCCTTCACCCTCATGCCCTACTTCGGGCAATCCATCAATCTCAGCAGCGTCTTCGGCTTCATCCTCGTCCTCGGCATCGTCGTCGATGATGCCATCGTCACCTCTGAGCAGGTCGATACCATGCGCCAGCAGGGCCTAGAGCCGCTCGAGGCCGCAATCGAGGGCACTCGCCGCCTCGCAGCTCCCATCACCTTTGGCGTCCTCACCACCATCGTCGCCTTCCTCCCCATGCTCATCGGCATTGGTGACTTTGGGAGTTACCTCTCCCCCATCGCCATCGTCTTCGTCAGCGTCATGCTTTTGGCCCTCATGGAGACCAAACTGATTCTCCCCAGCCATCTCGCTCACCGCACACCCATCCTCAGCCGCATCGCAGACGTTTTAGAGCCCCTGCACCAGCTTTCCGAGCGTACACTGAAAAAAGCCGTCGATATCGCCTACCGGCCCACGCTGCGTTTTTGCCTCAAATTCCGTTACAGCGTGCTCGCGGCCTTTTTTGGCGGTTTGGCCGTCTTATTCGCCATTTTTTGGAGTGGGCGCATCGCCACCACACTCTTCCCCCGCGTCGCTAGCGAGCGCATCACCTGCAACCTCGTCATGCTCGATGGCACACCCTTTGAAGCCACCGATGCCCACATCAGCCGCATCTACGCCATCGCCGAGCAGATGCGCAAAGACTACGTCGGCACAGATGGCCGCCCCGTCATCCGTGGCATCATCTCCAGCACCGGCGCCAGCATGGGCAGCCGTGGGGGCAGCAGCAGCGGTGGAGGTGGCGGTGGCTCCCACGTCGGTGAGGTCACTATCGAGACCTACGGCCCAGAGGAGCGCAGCCTCCAAGTCAGCACCATCGCCATGTCCGATGACTGGCGCAAACGCATCACCGACTACTACGGCGGCCCCATCGTCGGTGCTGAGGAGATGAACTTCCGCGCAGAAATCATGCGC
Coding sequences:
- a CDS encoding efflux RND transporter permease subunit, translating into MIAWFARNSVAANLLMFAVMGLGIWTLATDRIPLEVFPDTPSKFLSVNVPYPGGTPEEVEEMIVLRIEEAITQVPGIKRIFSTSSSSGGTVNIEMEDASLARQIIDDVKIRVDAIPNFPALAERPSIQHDDFMSSVISIVLSADMAERDLRRLGEQVRDEIAALPEITHSTLSGVRQYEISIEIPEATLRKYGLTLEKISTAIRSSAIDLPAGVVQTEAGDVSIRTRGRAYTGNDYARIVILTRADGTRVTLGELATINDGFNENPLIARLDGRRCVMVNVMREGGQNAIHIAEAVKKYISEASQRYPQGVKLEFWNDRSKIVKGRITLLLQNARSSLILVFICVGLFLRLDAVFWVALGMVMSFLGAFTLMPYFGQSINLSSVFGFILVLGIVVDDAIVTSEQVDTMRQQGLEPLEAAIEGTRRLAAPITFGVLTTIVAFLPMLIGIGDFGSYLSPIAIVFVSVMLLALMETKLILPSHLAHRTPILSRIADVLEPLHQLSERTLKKAVDIAYRPTLRFCLKFRYSVLAAFFGGLAVLFAIFWSGRIATTLFPRVASERITCNLVMLDGTPFEATDAHISRIYAIAEQMRKDYVGTDGRPVIRGIISSTGASMGSRGGSSSGGGGGGSHVGEVTIETYGPEERSLQVSTIAMSDDWRKRITDYYGGPIVGAEEMNFRAEIMRPSDPIDIQLSGTNPDELLALSDQIKAHLNTLAGVFDVSDSLDSGRNEIQLRLKPEAQQFGITVNDLARQVRGVFYGDEVQRIQRGRNEVKVMLRFPKADRQNLATLDNMRVRGANGMEIPFARVAEAKVGKSFSSIKRVDRRRALNISADVNKNTTNPAAVRESITPYLTELLATHPHIQWSFEGEARAERESKSALLLSSVLVLFALYALIAIPLKSYLQPIIVLVLIPFGIVGAVLGHVFHGNMPLSIMSLCGILGVSGVIVNDTLVLVDRINELRDETGDMKHAVTEGSASRFRAIFLTQITTFVGLVPLIFNMGPLVDHSPPIIKGILEWIFGDNRTAQATSAQFLTPMSVAMGYGSLTATIITLYLVPMAYLVLEDIRQLFRRVFHLFTPSLTPATL